A single Primulina eburnea isolate SZY01 chromosome 11, ASM2296580v1, whole genome shotgun sequence DNA region contains:
- the LOC140806045 gene encoding zinc finger protein ENHYDROUS-like: MNDSTVSVDSSSGNRTEAPPKPGAKKRNLPGMPDPDAEVIALSPKTLLATNRFVCEICSKGFQRDQNLQLHRRGHNLPWKLKQRSGKEIKKRVYVCPEPSCVHHDPTRALGDLTGIKKHYCRKHGEKKWKCDKCSKKYAVQSDWKAHLKICGTREYKCDCGTLFSRRDSFITHRAFCDALAQESTKVQGVAATPCADEDPKVDVLAPTAPQQPQPPAPAPPPPPPPPPPAALQAPAQTRVSTDVTASVLPVQTPDLLESTSPNPTITPIFEETLPLVNLTTSCSSGGSSGSSSNGSSSSKVFASLFASSTSTASLQSQTTGFTDLFRAISHPDHVPSIAQPSSSEPVSLCLAMNQGSSIFGTAGQERRQYAPAPQPAMSATALLQKAAQMGATASNASLLRGLGIVSSSTPHTGSQEWSGQLIDPDGASLTAGLGLGLACDGSSGLKELMLGAPSVFGPKHPTLDLLGLGVAANGGSSGGLSVLMTSINGGLDVTGSAPPFYGGEYGDEDIGRRS, translated from the exons ATGAATGATTCAACGGTGTCCGTTGACTCCTCTTCGGGAAACCGAACTGAAGCCCCTCCAAAACCAGGTGCTAAGAAGCGGAACCTGCCTGGAATGCCAG ACCCTGATGCGGAGGTGATTGCTTTATCCCCAAAGACTTTGTTGGCAACGAACCGATTCGTTTGCGAAATTTGCAGCAAAGGTTTTCAGAGAGACCAGAATTTACAGCTTCATCGGAGGGGTCATAATTTGCCATGGAAGCTTAAGCAAAGGTCGGgtaaagaaatcaagaaaagggTTTACGTTTGCCCCGAACCGAGCTGCGTCCATCACGACCCCACACGGGCCTTGGGCGATTTGACAGGAATCAAGAAGCATTACTGCAGAAAACATGGGGAGAAGAAGTGGAAATGCGACAAGTGCTCCAAGAAATATGCTGTTCAGTCTGATTGGAAGGCGCATTTGAAGATTTGTGGAACAAGGGAGTATAAATGTGATTGTGGAACTTTGTTTTCGAG GAGGGATAGTTTTATTACACACAGGGCCTTTTGTGATGCATTAGCACAGGAAAGTACAAAGGTGCAGGGGGTGGCTGCGACTCCATGTGCTGATGAAGATCCCAAAGTTGATGTTCTTGCACCAACAGCACCTCAGCAGCCACAGCCGCCGGCGCCGGCgccgccaccaccaccacccccACCACCACCGGCAGCACTACAGGCCCCAGCACAAACACGCGTTTCCACTGATGTAACGGCTTCTGTTTTACCTGTTCAAACACCAG ATTTGCTAGAAAGCACTAGCCCAAATCCCACTATCACTCCCATTTTCGAGGAGACGCTGCCCTTGGTCAACTTGACAACAAGTTGCAGCAGCGGTGGCAGCAGCGGCTCCAGTAGCAATGGAAGTTCAAGCAGTAAAGTCTTTGCCAGCCTGTTTGCTTCATCGACATCAACAGCAAGTTTGCAATCTCAAACAACCGGATTTACGGACTTATTCCGAGCAATTTCTCATCCGGACCACGTTCCAAGCATCGCGCAACCTTCATCTTCCGAACCTGTATCACTGTGTCTCGCAATGAATCAAGGTTCATCAATCTTCGGAACGGCAGGGCAAGAACGGAGGCAGTATGCTCCTGCCCCTCAGCCAGCTATGTCTGCCACAGCATTGCTTCAGAAGGCTGCTCAGATGGGTGCCACTGCATCAAATGCCTCATTATTAAGAGGCCTCGGGATAGTGTCTTCCTCCACACCCCATACTGGTTCACAAGAATGGAGCGGGCAGCTAATCGACCCCGATGGGGCATCATTAACTGCTGGCCTTGGCCTTGGACTGGCCTGTGATGGCAGTTCAGGTTTGAAGGAACTCATGTTGGGTGCTCCATCGGTTTTTGGTCCTAAGCATCCTACACTCGACCTACTCGGGCTAGGAGTGGCCGCAAATGGCGGCTCGAGCGGCGGGCTATCGGTCCTAATGACATCCATCAACGGCGGGCTTGATGTTACCGGCTCAGCTCCACCGTTTTATGGTGGAGAATATGGTGACGAAGATATCGGAAGAAGGTCATGA
- the LOC140806044 gene encoding uncharacterized protein: protein MNWVQRKIYLYNVTFGLYMLDWWERLLFNAVLLVLMWFVCRNGAHHISEIYRSYQNALPVAGASNMIII, encoded by the exons ATGAATTGGGTTCAGCGCAAAATCTACCTCTACAATGTTACCTTCGGACTCTACATGCTCGATTGGTGGGAGCGTTTACTCTTCA ATGCTGTGCTGCTTGTGTTAATGTGGTTTGTTTGCCGAAACGGGGCTCATCATATATCAGAGATTTACAGAAG CTATCAAAATGCATTACCAGTCGCAGGAGCCTCAAATATGATCATAATTTGA
- the LOC140806047 gene encoding LOW QUALITY PROTEIN: scarecrow-like protein 15 (The sequence of the model RefSeq protein was modified relative to this genomic sequence to represent the inferred CDS: inserted 2 bases in 1 codon): MKVPFTANDQNNSKTIERNVNRNPATGCSPYEPKSVLELRGSPSPVTDQKPTPNSNTDNIVGSVCGHDSLQLEDQDHVLINQNLEDWDSLMRELGLHDDSTAPVSKPIIHSQSENAGINQDQYSTLSEFSTVSSFDSTQFVPADFGLLSDVSTYTTVSLDQSAGDFNCGNWNVGFDYVDELIRLAECFETNSFQLGQVILARLNQRLRSPTGKPLQRASFYFKEALQSLLTGSNPINRPASSSEIVQTIKAQKIFASISPITMFSSFTANQAVLDALEGSVRVHVIDFDIGLGGHWASFMKELSEKADSRKGGLPILRISALVPDEYAMESRLIRENLAQFARELNIRFEIEFILIRTFEYLSFKSIKFMDGEKVVVLLSPAIFRHAGSGFLNDLRRVSPEVVVHVDIEGPMCFGSSSYRQTVIDGLEFYSSLLESLEAXANFDGGGDYMQRIETFVLFPKILEVVETSGRRVTPAREALVAAGLREVGLSQFAEFQAECLLRKVEVRGFHVAKRQAEMLLCWHEKPLVATSAWRY, translated from the exons ATGAAAGTCCCCTTTACTGCCAACGATCAAAATAATTCCAAAACAATAGAACGTAACGTCAACAGGAATCCGGCCACCGGCTGCTCCCCCTACGAGCCCAAATCGGTTCTTGAACTCCGAGGGAGTCCGAGCCCTGTTACGGATCAAAAGCCCACTCCCAATTCCAACACTGATAACATAGTTGGCTCTGTTTGTGGTCACGACTCTCTTCAGCTGGAAGATCAAGATCATGTTCTGATCAATCAAAACTTGGAGGATTGGGATTCTTTGATGAGAGAATTGGGCTTGCATGACGATTCCACTGCCCCCGTTTCAAAACCAATAATTCATTCTCAATCTGAAAACGCTGGGATTAATCaagatcaatactcaactctgtCTGAATTTTCAACTGTTTCCTCGTTTGATTCAACCCAGTTTGTGCCAGCTGATTTCGGGCTTCTCTCCGATGTATCGACGTACACTACTGTGTCTTTGGATCAATCTGCCGGTGATTTTAACTGCGGCAACTGGAACGTGGGGTTCGATTACGTCGATGAGTTGATTCGACTTGCTGAGTGCTTCGAGACAAACTCGTTTCAACTCGGGCAGGTGATACTAGCGCGGCTCAATCAACGCTTGAGGTCTCCTACTGGCAAGCCTCTCCAGAGAGCTTCTTTCTATTTCAAAGAAGCCCTTCAATCGCTACTCACCGGATCGAATCCGATTAATCGTCCCGCAAGCTCTTCGGAGATAGTTCAAACGATCAAAGCTCAAAAAATCTTCGCCAGCATCTCTCCGATCACCATGTTTTCAAGCTTCACGGCTAATCAAGCTGTGCTCGACGCTTTAGAAGGCTCCGTTCGAGTCCACGTCATCGACTTCGACATCGGGCTGGGTGGACACTGGGCTTCCTTCATGAAAGAACTGTCGGAGAAGGCAGACTCGCGTAAAGGTGGGCTGCCTATTCTTCGAATTTCGGCTCTTGTTCCTGATGAGTACGCCATggaatcaagattgatcagagaGAATTTAGCTCAGTTTGCACGAGAGCTTAACATAAGGTTCGAGATTGAGTTTATTTTAATACGAACCTTTGAATATTTATCCTTCAAGTCCATCAAATTCATGGACGGTGAGAAGGTCGTGGTTCTCTTATCTCCGGCAATATTCCGGCACGCCGGCTCAGGATTTCTGAACGATCTCCGGCGAGTCTCACCGGAAGTAGTGGTGCATGTCGACATCGAAGGGCCAATGTGTTTCGGGTCGTCGTCGTATAGGCAGACGGTAATCGACGGGCTGGAGTTTTACTCCTCGCTGTTGGAATCCTTGGAAGC TGCTAACTTCGACGGCGGCGGGGATTACATGCAGCGCATAGAGACGTTCGTGCTGTTCCCCAAGATACTCGAAGTTGTGGAGACATCCGGGCGGCGCGTGACTCCTGCAAGAGAAGCGCTGGTGGCGGCTGGGCTAAGGGAGGTGGGGCTGAGCCAATTCGCTGAGTTTCAGGCGGAGTGTTTACTACGGAAAGTGGAAGTTCGAGGATTCCACGTGGCGAAGAGACAGGCGGAGATGCTGCTTTGCTGGCATGAAAAGCCACTGGTTGCCACGTCAGCCTGGAGGTATTAG
- the LOC140806304 gene encoding vicilin-like seed storage protein At4g36700 has protein sequence MFKRSMSLSGSILLLFLVVSPIFSGICNAYAHASNRGSKEEGGGGWGSGPLVKREDRRSLVSTEYGEISDVRIRDDVNGGSYLLQFFTLEPNSLFLPVILHADMVFYVHSGRGQLSWTEEDYLKRTHIKQGDVYRLEQGSVFFVNSSKETDQAEPQKLRIHAIFANSDEDLREPATGPYSSIRDMILGFDKRVLQETFQVSDEVIEELLSGTKPPAIVPADKQSPLEKTSWDIEDRYITSLLSSRSYNIFESNKKKKRKESAKLFNFLEEEKDFENCNGWSTSVTRKKLSALKGSNFGLFMVNLTEGSMMSPHWNPMATEIAIALHGQGMIRVVCSSLKDDTECQKMRFKVDEGDVFSVPRFHSMAQMAFNNDTFVFVGFSTSTKKNHPQFLAGKASILRVLDKDVLAASFNSTKETINQLVASEDESVILKCTSCAEEEFWKMGEGEREKEEEERRKREDEEERQREQKEQEEEREREGGGGGGGEGEGVEPGSGRGGRGGGAPGGETQSDPEHHWGKGIMRIRLTRG, from the exons ATGTTCAAGAGAAGCATGAGTCTCTCCGGCAGCATCCTGCTGCTCTTTCTTGTGGTTTCGCCTATATTTTCAGGGATCTGTAATGCGTATGCGCATGCATCTAACAGAGGTTCGAAAGAAGAAGGCGGTGGTGGCTGGGGCTCAGGGCCTCTGGTGAAGAGGGAGGACCGGAGATCGCTGGTTTCGACGGAGTATGGAGAGATATCGGACGTGAGGATTAGGGATGATGTCAATGGAGGATCCTATCTTCTTCAGTTCTTCACTTTGGAGCCCAATTCGCTCTTCCTCCCTGTTATTCTGCATGCAGATATGGTTTTCTATGTCCACTCAG GACGTGGCCAGTTGAGCTGGACGGAGGAAGATTATCTCAAGCGTACCCATATAAAGCAAGGAGATGTCTACAGACTGGAACAAGGATCCGTTTTCTTCGTGAATAGCAGCAAGGAGACAGATCAAGCTGAGCCACAAAAACTTAGGATCCATGCCATTTTCGCTAATTCAGATGAGGACCTTCGT GAACCAGCAACTGGACCATATTCTAGTATCCGAGACATGATTCTTGGATTCGACAAGAGAGTTTTGCAGGAAACTTTCCAG GTTTCTGATGAAGTCATAGAAGAGCTATTAAGTGGAACAAAACCACCAGCAATTGTGCCTGCCGATAAGCAATCGCCATTGGAGAAAACTTCGTGGGATATTGAGGATCGATACATAACAAGCCTTCTTTCCAGCAGAAGTTATAACATATTTGAATCGAACAAGAAGAAGAAAAGGAAGGAGAGCGCAAAGTTGTTCAATTTCTTGGAAGAGgagaaagattttgaaaattgcaaCGGGTGGAGCACAAGTGTAACTAGGAAGAAGTTGTCTGCACTCAAGGGTTCCAACTTCGGTTTATTCATGGTGAACTTGACGGAA GGATCGATGATGAGCCCGCATTGGAATCCGATGGCCACTGAAATTGCTATAGCATTGCATGGGCAAGGGATGATCAGGGTGGTGTGTTCGAGCCTTAAAGATGATACAGAGTGTCAAAAAATGAGGTTTAAGGTCGATGAAGGTGATGTGTTTTCCGTTCCAAGATTCCATTCGATGGCTCAAATGGCTTTCAACAACGATACATTCGTTTTTGTCGGATTTAGCACTTCAACAAAGAAGAACCATCCTCAGTTTTTGGCAGGAAAAGCTTCCATCCTCCGAGTTTTGGACAAAGACGTTCTTGCAGCATCATTCAACAGCACAAAAGAGACTATCAACCAGTTAGTGGCTTCCGAAGATGAGTCTGTAATCTTGAAATGTACCTCTTGTGCCGAGGAAGAATTCTGGAAAATGGGAGAAGGGGAAAGGGAGAAGGAAGAAGAAGAGAGGAGGAAACGAGAAGATGAAGAAGAGAGACAAAGAGAGCAGAAAGAACAAGAAGAGGAAAGGGAAAGggaaggaggaggaggaggaggaggagaggGAGAGGGAGTAGAGCCCGGCAGCGGCAGAGGTGGCAGAGGTGGCGGAGCTCCAGGTGGTGAAACACAGTCAGATCCCGAACATCACTGGGGAAAGGGAATTATGAGGATTAGATTGACGAGGGGATGA